Genomic DNA from Peribacillus simplex:
TGTATTCCTTTTTGGCATATCGAATCATAATTGGGGAATTCTTGTTTTATATTTCGCGATGATCTTTTGATTGTGTTCATCTGCCCCTTCGATATTACTGCTCAGGAATACGGGAGGGGTCTCCCCTGATTCAATAATCGTTTGGATGACTTGCGTGAAAATCATATTGAGGAGAACGGCGCCGATCACGGTCGATCCAGAACCAAAAGATATATTATTTGATTTCAGTAATGTGTCACCTTTGGCAATATGATTGTCTATGACCAAATCAACGACATCGTGGAGATAATGCTTTTGTTTATGCCGTGAAGGACAACTTTTTGCATACTCCGGTGATGTTAGTCCAATGACGAAGGCCCCTTTTTCTTTTGCGATAGTGGCGACATCTATGGGAACGGGATTTACGCCGGATGATGAAATGACGATACAGACATCACCAGGACGGATATCCTCATCATGCATGAATTTCTCTGATAGGTCATTTTGCCGTTCAAGTTGG
This window encodes:
- a CDS encoding SIS domain-containing protein; this translates as MNTYFEEVQALLTIVGEQEKQSIKEAVDHISKAVMSDGIIHLFGSGHSHILTEEVFYRAGGLAAIRPIFVEDLMLFKGASRSSQLERQNDLSEKFMHDEDIRPGDVCIVISSSGVNPVPIDVATIAKEKGAFVIGLTSPEYAKSCPSRHKQKHYLHDVVDLVIDNHIAKGDTLLKSNNISFGSGSTVIGAVLLNMIFTQVIQTIIESGETPPVFLSSNIEGADEHNQKIIAKYKTRIPQL